A single genomic interval of Dyella sp. GSA-30 harbors:
- the rimM gene encoding ribosome maturation factor RimM (Essential for efficient processing of 16S rRNA), whose product MTAAGRRVLVGRIVGLYGVQGWLKIESWTEPRIRIFDYQPWLLTAAPGVETEVKGVKGRPQGKGLIAFMPDVTDRDQAAALIGSDIYVAREQLPPPGKDEYYWVDLEGLEVVTTEGVALGRVTHLFATGANDVVVVRDGERERLVPFVQGSYVRSVDLSGGRMVVDWDPEF is encoded by the coding sequence ATGACGGCAGCCGGTCGGCGCGTCCTGGTTGGACGTATCGTCGGGCTGTACGGGGTGCAGGGTTGGCTCAAGATCGAATCTTGGACCGAGCCGCGCATCCGGATCTTCGACTACCAGCCCTGGCTGCTCACTGCGGCGCCGGGTGTGGAGACGGAGGTCAAGGGAGTCAAGGGCCGTCCGCAGGGTAAAGGGTTAATCGCCTTCATGCCCGACGTGACGGACCGCGATCAAGCGGCAGCGCTGATCGGTAGCGATATCTATGTCGCTCGCGAGCAGTTGCCGCCTCCCGGCAAGGATGAGTATTACTGGGTCGATCTCGAAGGTCTTGAGGTCGTCACCACGGAAGGCGTGGCATTGGGACGGGTCACTCACCTGTTCGCGACCGGTGCCAACGATGTCGTGGTAGTGAGGGACGGCGAGCGCGAGCGGCTGGTTCCCTTTGTCCAGGGCTCTTATGTGCGTTCGGTGGACTTGTCCGGCGGGCGCATGGTGGTGGACTGGGACCCCGAGTTCTAA
- the trmD gene encoding tRNA (guanosine(37)-N1)-methyltransferase TrmD codes for MRFDVVTLFPDFVRQCAAVGVVGRAQQRQLLQVETWNPRDFATDNYRTVDGRTYGGGPGMVMLIEPLRAALKAVREAAPEPVHVIYLSPQGARLTQGRVEALAKKPRIALLCGRYEGVDERLLAHEVDEELSIGDYVLSGGELGAAVIIDAVGRLQDGALNDAQSAEQDSFSNGLLDCPHYAKPVQDAYGDVPEVLLSGDHAAIRRWRLKQSLGRTWLRRPDLLAQCTLDKQSRALLDEFRREHALKQTRQNDAADQ; via the coding sequence ATGCGCTTCGATGTCGTTACGCTGTTCCCCGACTTCGTTCGCCAGTGCGCTGCCGTCGGTGTCGTAGGACGCGCGCAGCAGCGACAGCTGTTGCAGGTGGAAACCTGGAACCCGCGCGATTTCGCCACCGACAATTACCGTACCGTGGATGGCCGTACTTACGGCGGCGGTCCCGGCATGGTGATGTTGATCGAACCTTTGCGTGCAGCCCTCAAGGCCGTTCGCGAAGCCGCACCGGAGCCGGTGCACGTGATTTATCTCAGTCCGCAAGGAGCGCGGCTGACGCAGGGCAGAGTGGAGGCGCTGGCCAAAAAGCCGCGAATCGCTTTGCTTTGTGGGCGTTACGAAGGTGTGGACGAGCGTCTGCTGGCGCACGAGGTCGACGAAGAGCTTTCTATCGGCGATTATGTGCTGTCTGGCGGTGAGTTGGGAGCCGCGGTGATTATCGACGCGGTGGGCCGCTTGCAGGACGGCGCGTTGAACGACGCGCAATCGGCCGAGCAGGATTCGTTTTCGAACGGTTTGCTCGACTGTCCGCACTATGCGAAACCGGTGCAAGACGCATACGGGGACGTGCCGGAGGTGTTGTTATCCGGTGATCACGCGGCTATTCGCCGCTGGCGCCTGAAGCAATCGCTGGGACGGACCTGGTTGCGACGACCGGACTTATTGGCGCAATGCACGTTGGACAAACAGTCTCGCGCATTGCTGGATGAATTCCGCCGCGAACATGCTCTCAAGCAGACGCGGCAAAACGATGCGGCCGATCAGTGA
- a CDS encoding TetR/AcrR family transcriptional regulator, translated as MPVDSQDVGLGNTNTRHRLLQAAETLFIEHGYEAMLIQEVTRRAEANSAAVNYHFGGKELLMREVLARRLNRLNTERLELLSCCEEQSGGRLDAAAVLSVLFVPALRLSRPPAGNPTFIRLLGRVYSDSSPFIRNYLEDHYRPIFERFFEAFSRALPNMSRSELSMRLRFSLQGLAGLLAGQRVDELIAALSMGELLGEDVLLARLIALVLPMLTDPLGTPEQVRAVQQVASMADVAAKAADATMQAAQADGARGRPAPRDER; from the coding sequence ATGCCTGTCGATAGCCAAGACGTTGGCCTGGGCAATACGAATACACGCCATCGGCTGCTCCAGGCGGCCGAGACGTTGTTTATCGAGCATGGTTACGAAGCCATGCTGATACAGGAAGTGACACGTCGTGCGGAGGCCAATTCGGCCGCGGTGAACTATCACTTCGGCGGCAAGGAGCTGTTGATGCGCGAGGTGTTGGCCAGGCGTTTGAATCGCCTGAATACCGAGCGCCTGGAGCTGCTGTCGTGCTGCGAAGAACAAAGCGGTGGCCGGCTCGATGCCGCTGCGGTACTGAGCGTGTTGTTTGTGCCGGCGTTGCGCCTCAGCCGGCCGCCCGCGGGCAATCCGACCTTCATTCGTCTGTTGGGCCGCGTCTATAGCGACTCGTCGCCGTTTATCCGTAACTATCTTGAAGACCATTACCGCCCGATCTTCGAGCGGTTCTTCGAGGCGTTCTCGCGCGCCTTGCCGAACATGTCGCGCAGTGAATTGAGCATGCGTCTGCGCTTCAGCCTGCAGGGCCTGGCCGGTCTGCTCGCGGGGCAGCGCGTGGACGAGTTGATTGCCGCGCTCAGCATGGGTGAGTTGTTGGGCGAGGACGTGCTATTGGCGCGTCTGATTGCCCTGGTGCTGCCCATGCTGACTGATCCGCTGGGCACGCCCGAACAGGTGCGTGCCGTGCAACAGGTGGCGAGCATGGCGGACGTGGCGGCCAAGGCGGCCGATGC
- the rplS gene encoding 50S ribosomal protein L19, with protein MNKIIEQFEAEQITRQLPDFGPGDTVVVNVKVKEGNRERVQAFEGVVIAKRSRGLHSAFTVRKISHGTGVERVFQSHSQAIDSVQVKRKGKVRGAKLYYLRGLEGKAARIKEDIAAAAAAKAAKSAE; from the coding sequence ATGAACAAGATCATTGAACAGTTCGAAGCCGAGCAGATCACCCGCCAGCTGCCGGATTTCGGCCCTGGCGACACCGTGGTGGTCAACGTGAAGGTCAAGGAAGGCAACCGCGAGCGCGTCCAGGCGTTCGAGGGTGTTGTCATCGCCAAGCGCAGCCGCGGTCTGCATTCGGCTTTCACCGTGCGCAAGATTTCCCATGGCACCGGCGTGGAGCGTGTGTTCCAGTCGCACAGCCAGGCCATCGACTCGGTCCAGGTCAAGCGTAAGGGTAAGGTTCGCGGCGCGAAGCTGTACTACCTGCGTGGTCTGGAAGGCAAGGCCGCCCGCATCAAGGAAGACATCGCCGCCGCTGCCGCCGCCAAGGCTGCGAAGTCGGCCGAGTAA
- the rpsP gene encoding 30S ribosomal protein S16 yields the protein MVKIRLSRGGAKGRPFYHVLVTDSRSARDGRSIENVGYYNPVASGKDKRLELNVARVQEWVSKGAQLSDKVAALLKEAGKQQAA from the coding sequence ATGGTTAAGATTCGTCTTTCGCGCGGCGGCGCCAAGGGCCGTCCGTTCTACCACGTCCTCGTGACCGATTCGCGCAGCGCGCGTGACGGCCGTAGCATCGAGAATGTCGGTTATTACAACCCGGTGGCCTCGGGCAAGGACAAGCGCCTTGAGCTGAACGTCGCTCGCGTGCAGGAGTGGGTTTCCAAGGGCGCTCAGTTGAGCGACAAGGTTGCCGCCCTGTTGAAGGAAGCCGGCAAGCAGCAGGCTGCCTGA